The following coding sequences lie in one Veillonellaceae bacterium genomic window:
- a CDS encoding vanomycin resistance protein VanB — protein sequence MRMSTNKDIVNIVLFLGIIALFSSISLFATNMAFMVTDKVYNGVMVGDIAVGGLSVKEAEEKIEASFRRRLNDPPIILNFEGNHWKIGTDEIKWKLDTEKLAQQAYNVGRRGNLLQQFQERFLTINGGYKVPLAPLYNKEQLSEIIASIADEIDREPHDAKILLDGLRIIQLPDTSGRKVAIDQLTITLHEKLNVGFPVIVDIPVTEVKPKIQTIDIEEIDSIISMYTTQFNLANENRVLNIALASNSISGTLLRPGEVFSFNDLVGLRIAEFGYREAPVFIEGKIVPDFGGGVCQVSSTLYNAVLLADMKILERSSHFRPPGYVPLGQDATVADNLLDFKFSNVLPHNIYILSQVSKDSLTVYILSRNNPSRPEVIVESVKEKVIEPNTIIKQDPRLDYGKQIIENMGQKGFVVSTYRVKRLSGKEVEREHLFTDKFKPDDRVVRVGTKVSPRQAIK from the coding sequence ATGAGAATGTCAACAAATAAAGATATAGTAAACATTGTTTTATTTTTAGGAATTATAGCGCTTTTTAGTTCAATTAGCCTCTTTGCTACTAATATGGCTTTTATGGTAACAGATAAAGTTTATAATGGTGTAATGGTTGGCGATATTGCCGTTGGCGGACTTTCAGTTAAAGAAGCTGAAGAAAAAATTGAAGCTAGCTTTCGACGCCGGCTTAATGATCCACCTATTATACTAAATTTTGAGGGAAATCATTGGAAGATAGGAACCGATGAAATTAAGTGGAAGCTGGACACAGAGAAACTTGCTCAGCAAGCATATAATGTTGGTCGGCGAGGAAATTTACTACAGCAATTTCAAGAAAGGTTCCTCACTATTAATGGCGGATACAAGGTGCCATTAGCTCCATTATATAATAAGGAGCAATTGAGTGAAATTATAGCAAGCATTGCAGATGAAATTGATCGTGAACCGCATGACGCTAAAATATTATTAGATGGTTTAAGAATAATCCAGCTGCCTGATACCAGTGGGCGTAAAGTTGCAATTGATCAGCTTACTATTACATTACATGAAAAATTAAATGTTGGTTTTCCGGTAATAGTTGACATTCCAGTAACTGAAGTGAAGCCCAAAATTCAAACCATTGATATTGAGGAAATTGATAGCATAATCTCCATGTATACAACACAATTTAATCTAGCCAATGAAAATCGTGTTCTAAATATCGCCTTAGCATCTAATAGTATAAGTGGAACCCTCTTGCGTCCGGGTGAGGTGTTTTCATTTAATGATCTTGTTGGTCTTCGAATTGCAGAGTTTGGCTACAGGGAAGCGCCTGTATTCATAGAAGGCAAGATTGTGCCTGATTTTGGCGGTGGAGTCTGCCAAGTAAGCAGTACTTTATATAATGCAGTATTGCTTGCCGATATGAAAATCCTAGAAAGATCCTCACATTTTCGACCGCCTGGTTATGTACCTCTTGGGCAGGATGCTACGGTAGCAGATAATTTGCTTGACTTCAAATTCAGCAATGTTTTGCCCCACAATATTTATATTTTGAGTCAGGTAAGTAAAGATAGTCTTACCGTATACATCTTAAGCCGAAATAACCCAAGTCGACCAGAAGTTATTGTTGAATCAGTCAAAGAAAAAGTTATCGAACCAAATACAATAATAAAGCAAGATCCTAGATTAGATTATGGCAAGCAAATTATTGAAAATATGGGCCAAAAAGGCTTTGTTGTGTCGACATATAGGGTTAAAAGATTGAGTGGCAAAGAAGTGGAGCGTGAACATTTATTTACTGACAAGTTTAAACCTGATGATCGAGTTGTTCGTGTGGGAACGAAAGTATCACCGCGGCAGGCTATAAAATAG
- a CDS encoding photosystem reaction center subunit H: protein MKKGMDILGLPVIGITQGREIGTVKSFVINPDRGVVTALVIDDEKWYTGAKLLPMSAVIAIGEFAVTVESVENILGYKDIPDIERLLEADIKVTGTKVLTNTGRILGKVIEIIIDETGKISACEIERNNGESTQISSDQILTFGKEVLIISDKEAVKSPSVKVSVDSEYNVAVQTKKEFPTQSIAETKPEPEVKNETVDESAKKFDDRHRKYLLGKKASRRIETDNGVMIVDQGGEITEEVLQKAKLAGKFVELSMNIQ, encoded by the coding sequence ATGAAAAAAGGAATGGATATTCTTGGTTTACCAGTCATTGGCATTACACAAGGGCGTGAAATTGGGACAGTAAAGAGTTTTGTGATTAATCCCGACAGAGGTGTTGTAACAGCTCTTGTAATTGATGACGAAAAATGGTACACAGGGGCAAAACTGTTGCCAATGTCGGCCGTCATTGCAATTGGGGAATTTGCAGTAACAGTAGAAAGCGTCGAAAATATATTAGGGTATAAAGATATCCCAGATATTGAAAGATTATTAGAGGCTGATATTAAGGTTACGGGAACAAAAGTTTTGACTAATACTGGTCGTATTCTTGGCAAAGTCATAGAAATAATTATTGATGAGACTGGCAAAATAAGTGCTTGTGAAATTGAACGTAATAACGGTGAGAGCACCCAGATATCGTCTGATCAGATACTAACTTTTGGTAAAGAGGTCCTAATTATTTCTGATAAAGAAGCTGTCAAGTCTCCAAGCGTGAAAGTTTCGGTAGATAGTGAATATAATGTGGCGGTTCAAACAAAAAAAGAATTTCCTACCCAAAGTATTGCCGAGACAAAGCCTGAGCCTGAAGTAAAAAATGAGACTGTTGATGAATCAGCCAAAAAGTTTGATGACCGTCATCGTAAATATCTCCTGGGTAAGAAGGCCAGCCGGCGCATTGAGACAGATAATGGCGTGATGATAGTTGATCAGGGTGGTGAAATTACCGAGGAAGTTCTTCAAAAAGCAAAACTTGCTGGCAAATTTGTAGAATTATCGATGAACATTCAATAA
- the hflX gene encoding GTPase HflX has protein sequence MTAINGDTSGIRKNLIENLEGLYNLVIPSNQIISEELIESLTQLTTQIKREIAIYINRRGQVVAVSIGDSQTVSLPEFDARRSNSRLSGIRCIHSHPNGISRLSDADISALKLKRFDLMAAVGVNDGIATEISFGYLTGIRNESAVIDIVGPIAIEQVLEADFVSLIKGLEHQLTNVDRLASTYHVERAILAGLEQPNSAWHIADSLQELAQLAETAGAEVVGTIWQKRDKPDSGLFIGRGKVQEISLLVQTQEANIVILDDEISPAQQRNLEQILGVKVIDRTALILDIFAQRARTHEGKLQVELAQLQYSLPRLSGQGLVLSRLGGGIGTRGPGETKLEVDRRKIRARINDIRREIDNVKKQRELQRKARQASAIPTVALVGYTNAGKSTLLNTLANANVFAEDKLFATLDPTTRKINLPSGFEVLMTDTVGFIQKLPHHLVAAFRATLEEVVQADLLIHVIDASHPQHEEQSNAVFRVLRELNAADKLILTAYNKIDKVDGKVIERLLRVDDSVAISALDGQGVEQLIRLVEEKVKPIVVDMEFLIPYNDSGILSQLYEIANVQIIEYLEDGIHVKAALPSEKQTYFNSYVIGDVLS, from the coding sequence TTGACAGCAATTAATGGAGATACAAGCGGGATACGCAAAAATTTAATCGAGAATCTTGAAGGACTTTATAATTTGGTGATACCTTCAAATCAAATTATCTCGGAAGAGCTAATTGAATCATTAACTCAGCTCACTACACAGATCAAACGCGAAATTGCTATTTATATTAACCGGCGTGGACAGGTGGTAGCTGTATCCATAGGAGATTCACAGACTGTATCGTTACCTGAATTTGATGCTCGCAGGAGCAATTCAAGGTTAAGTGGAATACGGTGTATACATTCCCATCCTAATGGAATTAGCAGGCTAAGTGATGCTGATATTTCTGCTCTTAAATTGAAACGGTTTGATCTTATGGCTGCAGTTGGCGTGAATGACGGTATCGCAACAGAAATAAGCTTTGGCTACTTAACGGGTATCCGGAATGAGTCTGCAGTTATTGATATTGTCGGTCCGATAGCGATAGAACAGGTACTAGAGGCTGATTTTGTTAGTCTAATAAAAGGCTTAGAACATCAGTTAACCAACGTCGATCGGTTAGCATCTACTTATCATGTTGAAAGGGCAATTCTGGCTGGTCTAGAACAACCAAATAGTGCATGGCATATCGCTGACTCTTTGCAGGAGCTAGCACAGCTTGCGGAAACTGCCGGTGCTGAGGTCGTCGGAACAATTTGGCAGAAAAGGGACAAACCGGATTCGGGTTTATTTATCGGCCGAGGTAAGGTGCAAGAAATCAGTCTGTTAGTACAAACCCAAGAGGCGAATATTGTAATTCTAGACGATGAGATTTCACCTGCGCAACAGCGCAACTTGGAGCAAATTTTGGGAGTCAAGGTTATAGACCGTACTGCACTTATTCTAGATATTTTTGCGCAGCGAGCAAGAACGCACGAGGGTAAGCTTCAAGTTGAACTCGCTCAACTTCAGTATAGCCTGCCTAGACTAAGCGGGCAGGGGTTGGTATTATCAAGGCTCGGTGGTGGAATTGGCACCCGTGGACCAGGGGAAACTAAACTGGAGGTTGATCGAAGGAAAATTCGAGCGCGGATTAATGATATCAGACGAGAAATTGACAATGTTAAGAAACAACGTGAATTGCAGCGCAAGGCAAGGCAAGCATCAGCAATCCCAACAGTGGCGCTTGTTGGATATACAAACGCGGGAAAGTCTACCTTACTCAATACACTTGCAAATGCTAATGTGTTTGCAGAGGATAAATTATTTGCCACACTTGACCCGACGACTCGAAAAATCAACCTGCCTAGTGGTTTTGAGGTTCTAATGACTGACACAGTCGGTTTTATTCAAAAACTACCACACCATCTCGTTGCTGCTTTCCGGGCTACTTTAGAGGAGGTTGTTCAAGCGGACTTGCTTATTCATGTTATTGATGCAAGTCACCCGCAGCATGAGGAGCAAAGTAATGCTGTTTTTAGAGTTTTAAGGGAATTGAACGCTGCTGATAAATTGATTTTAACTGCCTATAATAAGATTGATAAAGTAGATGGCAAGGTTATCGAGCGCCTGCTTAGAGTTGATGATAGCGTTGCTATCTCCGCTCTTGATGGTCAAGGAGTAGAGCAGTTAATTAGGCTGGTTGAGGAGAAGGTTAAGCCTATAGTTGTTGACATGGAATTTTTAATACCATATAATGACTCCGGCATACTGTCGCAATTATATGAGATAGCTAATGTTCAAATTATCGAATACCTTGAAGATGGTATACACGTAAAAGCGGCATTGCCATCTGAAAAACAGACATATTTTAATTCTTATGTGATAGGAGATGTATTAAGTTAA
- a CDS encoding GTPase domain-containing protein: MREFVIVGKPNCGKTMFALNFAGYLGSKTIDMTFRTYDGLMTCRHFTLEEAKHELCGMTLHKTKSLQTVVLRMSLGKTMVNFKLTDTCGLISQIHPDEAVRRGMAQTIDWIRSCDYVFHIVDITAFSVKPEDNSNNIDIEVYNYGKSRHNYALLANKIDLPSAKANLPRVIATFPNTLVIPISGLKGTGFKEVKACVARNI; the protein is encoded by the coding sequence ATGAGGGAATTCGTTATTGTCGGAAAACCAAATTGCGGCAAAACTATGTTTGCTCTCAATTTCGCCGGCTATTTAGGCAGCAAGACGATTGATATGACTTTTAGAACCTACGATGGACTAATGACCTGTAGGCACTTTACACTGGAAGAAGCAAAACACGAATTATGCGGTATGACTCTACATAAAACTAAGTCATTGCAAACAGTAGTACTAAGGATGTCTTTAGGTAAAACAATGGTAAATTTTAAACTGACCGATACTTGCGGATTAATTTCGCAAATCCATCCTGATGAAGCCGTAAGACGAGGTATGGCTCAAACCATTGACTGGATCAGATCTTGTGACTATGTTTTTCATATTGTAGATATTACTGCGTTTTCCGTTAAACCCGAAGATAACTCAAACAATATTGATATTGAAGTCTATAATTATGGTAAATCACGGCATAATTATGCTTTATTAGCTAATAAAATTGATTTGCCATCCGCAAAAGCTAACTTGCCCAGAGTGATAGCAACATTCCCAAACACACTTGTTATACCAATTTCCGGACTTAAAGGGACCGGCTTTAAAGAGGTGAAGGCATGTGTGGCTAGAAATATTTGA